One Rosa chinensis cultivar Old Blush chromosome 5, RchiOBHm-V2, whole genome shotgun sequence genomic region harbors:
- the LOC112203055 gene encoding GDSL esterase/lipase At1g29670, producing the protein MTKDTLKWLMVIAVLVVSISQSCVHGAPRVPCFFIFGDSLADNGNNNLLTTLAKVNYAPYGIDYPGGVQTGRFSNGKTTVDILAEFLGFEAPIPPFATTKGQDIVKGLNYASGAAGIRAETGSNMGGHISLDQQLLNHQITILRIASILRTNTLQTLQYLNKCLYSVGMGSNDYFNNYFMPQFYPTSKRYTPEQYALVLIDQYTSQILTLYNKYGARKVALVGLGLIGCTPNAISKTKGTACVDEWNSAAQLFNQKLVPLVDQLNTNLTDAKFIYVNSTGMSSGDPTSVGFKVLNVGCCPVNNVGQCIRSGTPCRNRSEYVFWDSFHPTEASNQITAFRTYKSVDPTDNYPMDVSHLVQLKP; encoded by the exons ATGACAAAAGATACACTGAAATGGTTAATGGTGATTGCTGTTTTGGTGGTTTCAATATCACAATCTTGTGTTCATGGAGCGCCACGAGTACCTTGCTTCTTCATTTTCGGTGATTCATTGGCTGATAACGGCAATAACAACCTCCTCACGACTTTGGCCAAAGTGAACTACGCGCCGTACGGAATTGATTATCCTGGTGGAGTACAAACAGGAAGATTTTCCAATGGCAAAACTACTGTTGATATACTGG ctgaatttctgggttttgaggcTCCCATCCCACCATTTGCAACTACCAAAGGACAGGACATTGTTAAAGGTCTCAATTATGCATCTGGCGCCGCAGGGATTCGAGCAGAAACTGGCTCTAATATG GGTGGTCACATCAGCTTAGATCAGCAGTTACTGAATCACCAAATCACAATCTTACGCATTGCTTCCATACTTCGAACAAATACACTACAAACCTTGCAGTACTTGAACAAGTGCCTATATTCAGTCGGAATGGGTAGCAATGATTACTTTAACAATTACTTCATGCCTCAGTTTTATCCCACTAGCAAGAGATACACCCCTGAACAATATGCTTTAGTTCTTATTGACCAATATACTAGCCAAATACTG ACTTTGTACAACAAGTATGGAGCAAGGAAGGTTGCCTTGGTTGGACTGGGACTAATAGGTTGCACTCCTAACGCGATTTCGAAAACGAAGGGGACCGCATGTGTAGATGAATGGAACAGTGCGGCCCAGCTTTTCAACCAAAAGCTTGTACCTCTTGTTGATCAGCTCAACACCAATTTGACTGATGCAAAATTCATCTATGTCAACAGTACTGGAATGAGTTCAGGGGATCCTACATCTGTTG GATTCAAGGTTTTGAACGTTGGGTGTTGTCCGGTGAATAATGTTGGACAATGTATTCGTTCCGGAACTCCATGCCGGAATAGGAGTGAGTATGTGTTCTGGGACTCATTCCACCCTACTGAGGCATCGAACCAAATCACTGCATTCAGAACATACAAAAGTGTTGACCCAACGGATAATTATCCTATGGATGTCAGTCACCTAGTTCAGCTTAAACCATAA
- the LOC112203056 gene encoding uncharacterized protein LOC112203056: MACGMKPWVVVIALTWFLSLQEHSSSVHGKPQVPCFFIFGDSLADNGNNNVLDTLAKVNYQPYGIDFPSGTATGRFSNGRTTVDVLSELLGFDNYIPPFAFVNGSVDILKGVNYACGAAGIRKETGKQLGARISMGRQLKNHKIIISRIVDILGKKSLAQKHLNKCLYSVGMGSNDYINNYFVPQYYHTSKKFTTEQYAEVLINQYSWEILKLYKYGARKVALVGLGLIGCTPSAISSFGTNGSACVDTLNIAAQLFNRRLVSLVDKLNSNLTDAKFIYINSFEMGSGDPAAAGFTVSNVGCCAVNEVGQCNVDHTPCKNRTEYVFWDGFHPTEALNRITAIRSYNAFNPVDTYPMDISHLVQLQINNPATPATIGIQTCGFYVISMACVMKLLVVVISLSWVPSMQHSSSVLGEPEVPCFFIFGDSLADCGNNNVLNTTAKVNYEPYGIDFPYGPTGRFCNGRTTVDILTELLGFENYIPPFAYANGSAILRGVNYASGGSGIRRETGMTTGTVLSMGKQLKNHRKTIMRIVSMLGKKSLARKYLNKCLYSVGMGSNDYINNYFLPQYYNTSQEYTVEEYAVVLVEQYSRQILRLYEYGAKKVVLGGLGLLGCTPAAIASYGTNGSCSEELNYAAQLFNQQLLSLVDQLNSNLTDAKFVYINNYEIGSANTAALGFTVSDAACCTLNSGGLCEVDTTPCQNRADYVFWDGYHPTEAFNMYSASKSYSSDESADTYPMDVSHLAELEFNPVVAEM; the protein is encoded by the exons ATGGCTTGTGGGATGAAGCCTTGGGTGGTGGTGATTGCTCTGACTTGGTTTTTAAGCCTGCAAGAACATTCTTCTTCTGTTCATGGAAAGCCACAAGtaccttgtttcttcatttttggaGACTCACTGGCTGATAATGGCAACAACAACGTGCTTGATACTTTGGCTAAAGTCAATTACCAGCCTTATGGTATCGACTTCCCTAGTGGCACAGCAACCGGAAGATTCAGCAACGGTCGAACCACCGTCGATGTTCTCT CTGAACTTTTAGGCTTTGACAACTATATTCCACCATTTGCTTTTGTTAATGGCTCTGTCGACATACTTAAAGGTGTGAACTATGCTTGTGGCGCTGCAGGAATTCGAAAAGAAACTGGCAAGCAATTG GGTGCAAGAATCAGCATGGGCAGACAGTTAAAGAACCACAAGATTATAATCTCACGCATTGTCGACATACTTGGGAAGAAGAGCTTAGCCCAAAAGCACTTAAACAAGTGCTTATATTCAGTTGGAATGGGCAGCAATGACTACATCAACAATTACTTCGTGCCTCAGTATTACCACACCAGCAAAAAATTTACCACTGAGCAATATGCTGAAGTTCTCATCAACCAATATTCTTGGGAAATACTG AAGTTGTACAAGTATGGAGCAAGGAAGGTGGCTTTGGTTGGATTGGGACTAATAGGCTGCACCCCAAGTGCAATTTCTTCCTTTGGCACAAATGGGTCAGCATGTGTAGACACATTGAACATTGCAGCGCAACTGTTTAACCGAAGGCTTGTATCACTTGTGGACAAGCTCAACAGCAATTTGACAGATGCAAAATTCATCTATATTAACAGCTTTGAAATGGGTTCTGGAGATCCTGCAGCTGCTG GCTTCACAGTTTCGAATGTTGGGTGTTGTGCGGTAAATGAAGTTGGTCAATGTAATGTTGACCATACTCCATGCAAAAACAGGACTGAGTACGTGTTCTGGGACGGATTCCATCCTACTGAAGCCTTGAACCGAATCACTGCAATCAGATCATACAATGCTTTTAACCCTGTAGACACTTATCCAATGGATATTAGTCACCTTGTTCAGCTACAAATTAATAACCCAGCAACTCCAGCTACC ATTGGAATTCAGACCTGTGGGTTTTATGTGATTTCAATGGCTTGTGTAATGAAGCTTTTGGTGGTGGTGATTTCTCTGTCTTGGGTACCAAGTATGCAACATTCCTCCTCTGTTCTTGGAGAGCCAGAAGTGCCCTGTTTCTTCATTTTCGGGGACTCACTGGCTGATTGTGGCAACAACAATGTGCTTAATACTACGGCTAAGGTCAACTACGAGCCATATGGTATTGACTTTCCTTATGGACCAACTGGAAGGTTTTGCAACGGCCGCACCACCGTTGATATACTTA CTGAACTTCTGGGATTTGAAAACTACATTCCACCATTTGCTTATGCTAATGGCTCTGCCATACTCAGAGGTGTAAACTACGCATCCGGTGGATCAGGAATTCGAAGAGAAACCGGGATGACAACG GGCACAGTACTCAGCATGGGAAAACAGTTAAAGAACCACAGGAAAACAATCATGCGCATCGTCAGCATGCTAGGAAAGAAAAGCTTGGCCAGAAAGTACTTGAACAAGTGCTTATATTCAGTCGGAATGGGCAGCAATGACTACATTAACAATTACTTTTTACCTCAGTACTATAACACCAGTCAAGAATATACAGTTGAGGAATATGCAGTAGTTCTTGTCGAACAATATTCTCGACAAATACTG AGATTGTATGAGTATGGAGCAAAGAAGGTTGTTCTGGGTGGACTGGGACTACTAGGCTGCACTCCAGCTGCAATTGCTAGTTATGGCACGAATGGATCATGTTCCGAAGAACTCAACTATGCAGCCCAACTTTTCAACCAACAGCTTTTATCTCTTGTTGATCAGCTCAACAGCAATTTGACTGATGCAAAGTTCGTCTACATTAACAACTATGAAATCGGTTCAGCCAATACTGCAGCTCTTG GATTCACTGTTTCGGATGCAGCGTGCTGTACACTTAACAGTGGTGGCCTGTGCGAGGTAGACACGACTCCATGCCAGAATAGGGCTGACTACGTGTTTTGGGACGGGTACCATCCTACTGAAGCTTTTAATATGTACAGTGCCAGCAAAAGCTACAGTTCGGATGAGTCTGCCGACACTTATCCAATGGATGTTAGTCACCTAGCTGAGCTAGAATTCAATCCTGTGGTGGCGGAGATGTAG